One Primulina eburnea isolate SZY01 chromosome 4, ASM2296580v1, whole genome shotgun sequence genomic window, GTCACTTGATCTACAAGCTTGGAGGTATTGACAAGCGAGTCATTGAAAGGTTTGAGAAGGAGGCAGCTGAGATGAACAAGAGGTCATTCAAGTATGCCTGGGTGCTGGACAAGCTTAAGGCTGAACGTGAACGTGGTATCACCATCGATATTGCCTTGTGGAAGTTTGAGACCACGAAGTACTACTGCACTGTGATTGATGCTCCTGGACACCGTGACTTTATCAAGAACATGATTACTGGCACCTCGCAGGCGGATTGTGCTGTCCTCATCATTGATTCTACCACTGGTGGTTTTGAAGCTGGTATTTCCAAGGATGGTCAGACCCGTGAGCATGCATTGCTTGCTTTTACTCTAGGTGTCAAGCAGATGATTTGTTGCTGCAACAAGGTGAGAAATGTTCATCATCTTAATTCACTAAGTTTTGTGGTTAAGTATCACTTTTGTTTGAATCCTGGAAGATTTAACATAATGatgttatatatttatatgagcAGATGGATGCCACCACACCCAAGTACTCCAAGGCTAGGTATGACGAAATTGTGAAGGAAGTTTCTTCCTACCTTAAAAAGGTTGGATACAATCCTGAAAAAATCCCATTTGTTCCAATTTCTGGTTTTGAGGGAGACAACATGATTGAGCGATCCACGAATCTCGAGTGGTACAAGGGCCCAACCCTCCTGGAAGCCCTCGACATGATCCAAGAACCCAAGAGGCCGTCAGACAAGCCGCTTCGTCTACCACTTCAGGATGTTTACAAGATCGGTGGTATTGGTACTGTCCCAGTTGGTCGAGTTGAGACAGGTGTCATCAAGCCTGGAATGGTTGTCACATTTGGTCCCACCGGTCTGACCACTGAAGTTAAGTCTGTTGAGATGCACCATGAATCCATGCCTGAGGCTCTTCCAGGTGACAATGTCGGGTTCAACGTCAAAAATGTTGCAGTCAAGGATCTAAAGCGTGGCTTCGTAGCTTCCAACTCCAAGGATGATCCCGCCAAGGAAGCTGCCAACTTCATCTCCCAGGTCATTATCATGAACCACCCTGGCCAGATTGGTAACGGATACGCCCCAGTGCTAGACTGTCACACCTCCCACATTGCTGTCAAGTTTGCGGAACTTGTGACCAAGATCGACAGGAGATCTGGCAAGGAGCTAGAGAAGGAGCCCAAATTCTTGAAGAACGGTGATGCTGGACTCGTAAAGATGATTCCCACCAAGCCGATGGTTGTCGAGACCTTCTCAGAGTACCCACCCCTTGGTCGTTTCGCTGTGCGTGATATGCGTCAAACTGTTGCCGTTGGTGTGATCAAGAGTGTTGAGAAGAAAGATCCTACTGGTGCCAAGGTGACCAAGGCTGCTGCCAAGAAAGGTGCCAAGTGAAACAGTCGGAAAGATCGTCATTATTGTGGGCGATTGAATGCGTTTGTCTCAATTTCTCTGTTTTCTGACAAACTTTTAGTGTTGTCTTTGTTCACATGCTTTTGCCTCGTATTTGAACCACTCCTTCACGAGGATGGTGAGATTATCAAGCAATTTCATTTTCGACCAGATTGCTTAATGGATGGGGATTCAAGTTTTGAACCACACCAGAGTTCGGGAGTTGTGATTTTGATCTTGGATTGAGTATTGAGCTTTCAAGTACTTCGTTTTTAGGCATTTGAATGTTTTACCTGACATATACTCGTATGGAGATATGAGTGTCTTGGTTTAGAGTATTTGTTCTGTCACCGTCACTATTACTGTTTTATGCCGTGTGTTCTTGAAATTACGAGatcttattttcaatatttccTTCCCCCGAGTGGATTTATGGCTGTGTATGGGTTGGGTTGAAATGAATCCATTTGAACTCGCTGATTGAGTGATAATTAAGAATATAATTAGCAGTGAACCGTGGAAAAGATTgaaattttgttcaaaattgAAGATTAAGTGGTCCATGGTAAATGGTAATAGTTGGCACGTCTAgctaatattataaaaataaatgttttcttgtaaaataaagtATTAAAACTTTTGGCGGAGTTTCTCTGGATCAAGATCCTCTGGTGCTATGGACATTTAGTCCATATcactattaaaaaataaaaatactaatttttaaaaaaattagcattttttttaattatttcaaaatcaaaattatattttttatttaaagttataat contains:
- the LOC140830953 gene encoding elongation factor 1-alpha-like produces the protein MGKEKIHISIVVIGHVDSGKSTTTGHLIYKLGGIDKRVIERFEKEAAEMNKRSFKYAWVLDKLKAERERGITIDIALWKFETTKYYCTVIDAPGHRDFIKNMITGTSQADCAVLIIDSTTGGFEAGISKDGQTREHALLAFTLGVKQMICCCNKMDATTPKYSKARYDEIVKEVSSYLKKVGYNPEKIPFVPISGFEGDNMIERSTNLEWYKGPTLLEALDMIQEPKRPSDKPLRLPLQDVYKIGGIGTVPVGRVETGVIKPGMVVTFGPTGLTTEVKSVEMHHESMPEALPGDNVGFNVKNVAVKDLKRGFVASNSKDDPAKEAANFISQVIIMNHPGQIGNGYAPVLDCHTSHIAVKFAELVTKIDRRSGKELEKEPKFLKNGDAGLVKMIPTKPMVVETFSEYPPLGRFAVRDMRQTVAVGVIKSVEKKDPTGAKVTKAAAKKGAK